One Kitasatospora sp. NBC_01266 genomic window carries:
- a CDS encoding VOC family protein, whose translation MPHLGLVTVVVRDYDEAIAFYVDAVGFELLEDTHVGDGKRWVVVAPRGAREAAVLLARATVSEQEARVGDQTGGRVGWFLNTDAFDRDYERMRAAGVAFEEAPRREPYGTVAVFRDLYGNRWDLIQLDRTDTPGAAGGGSC comes from the coding sequence ATGCCTCATCTCGGACTGGTGACCGTTGTCGTGCGTGACTACGACGAGGCCATCGCCTTCTACGTGGACGCCGTCGGCTTCGAGCTCCTGGAAGACACACATGTCGGCGATGGGAAGCGCTGGGTGGTCGTCGCCCCGCGAGGAGCTCGGGAAGCGGCTGTGCTCCTCGCCAGAGCCACGGTCTCCGAGCAGGAGGCCAGAGTCGGGGACCAGACCGGTGGCCGCGTCGGCTGGTTCTTGAACACCGATGCGTTCGACCGCGACTACGAGCGCATGCGGGCGGCCGGCGTCGCCTTCGAAGAGGCGCCCCGGCGTGAGCCCTATGGCACGGTCGCCGTCTTCCGAGACCTGTACGGAAACCGCTGGGACTTGATCCAACTGGACCGGACCGACACCCCCGGGGCGGCCGGCGGCGGGTCGTGCTGA